Within the Trichoderma breve strain T069 chromosome 3, whole genome shotgun sequence genome, the region TCATCAACTCACTTTCTCTATTATGCGATGGTATATTGGCCGGAACATGTACGTGAGGCAGGGGAGAGGTTCAAAATCCGTAAGCCACAGATTCCGTTCTTTGTGGCAAACTCGAGATCCCTGCGGCAATCGACGTTAAGACATCAGCCGGGGATCAATTATTTGCATGTTGCTGCGGAATTAGGCCTTCCAATATTGGTGGAATATGCTTTGGGGATACGTAAAGTCTATCCAACCTTGAGAGGGTCTGCTTTCAATATCAAACAAGACCTGAATCCTCCTCCCAAGGGTGGCTCGTCACAACGCGAGAGCGTCGTATCCCCACTCAGTATGGCTCTTGGGTCACTTCTTATTAACGGGAAAACTAAGAGTGAAATGGTGAATATGTTGCTAAAGGCTGGTGCAATTGTAACCACAGAGGATATGGATCTCGCAGTTTACGAAAATCGGACCGACCAAGAGACAGTGCTATCACTTCTTGACCACGTGCATCTACAGACTCGAACTACATATATCCAAAAACTCCtaaggaaaaaagaaggatgcGAAACTCCGTTTATGCCATCAATTCTAGCGAAGTATGGAAATCAAGTTACAGTGGATGAAAAAATTGTAAATGCCGCAGTATCAAGTTCCACTGGAATGGGAATTTTGCCGTTTCTGCTAGACCAGAGAAGAGGTCAGATAGCAATTACAGAACTTGTAATGAAAAGCGCGGCAGAAAACGTGGACCAAGGCAGCGAACTCGTCAAACTACTCCTGAGTTATCAAAGGGGCAAAATCTTGATACACGAAAACATAATACTTGCTGCGATGTATAATGAACAACAAGGCATAGAGATTATTCAACTATTGTGCCAACATCAAAGTTGCAGGATCAAGATCACGACAAAAGTACTGGAAGTTGCAATGTATCGGGAGCAAGGCAGAGAATTCTTTGAACCGTTACTTCGGCACCGAGGTGACAAACCCACTGTTGCCATCACATCGTATGTGTTGCATTATGGAACGATAAATTATCGTCGAGCTAGAGAAAATATTTCCGTCATTTTCCAAAATCTGGGAAATTCGTTTTATATTCCAGATGATGCAATGATAACTGCGATAAAATACATTGATGACTGCGAGGAGTTCGTTGAATTTCTTATTCAGGAGGGAGGAGTTCATCTTGTAATCACGGATGAGATAGTGGAGGCAGTGCTGAGTGCCAGTAGTCGTGGATACGAGCATCGGCTTttgtggatggagatgtttttCAAACATCGGCAAAAGCTTAAATTCACTGGAAAAGCATTGGCTACTATTCGTGAGTTTGAGAGTGATCAAGTTAACGGTGAGTGATGTTCAACCAGCGCCCAAAATCTTCTAAAACATCtgacaagagcaaaagagcaGATAATGCAAGTTACCGCACGATTAAGAGAACGATCTCGAATCAACCGGCAGTTTTGGAAACGCTTTGTGCCAGAAGAGTGACAACATAGTTGTATTATTTGCGTATTATAGCATCTTATGCGCAATCACGACTGCTACACGCAACATCATCGGCAAAGAAATAAGAATAGAGCTCAATGAATGGTAAAGCATTTAAAGACTTAAGCCGAGGAAATATAATTGAGTGAGAGAGACTAGTAGTCGATGCGCACGCAGTTATGTTGGTCGTGACTCCGTGACATATGTGGTCAAAGCTGTCCAACCTCCCCTTTGTTCTTTCGAAGCAAGCGTCGAATCTTCTCGTCTCTTTAATTCGTTTCTTATCAACTGCAATTCAACACTATTCATCAAACGTGagagcatcatcaccaaccctTAGGTAATATGGAGAACCACTTGACCAGTCTCTCGCGATACTGTATCGCTGAACCCCCTACCAATACGCTGTCCGATTTTAAGACTGCCCTTGAATCGCTCCGGGGCGAGTTGAAATTGAACGACAATGTCTTCCGTGGCGTGGATGGCTTCTTGGCTAAGCATTTCAAGAAGTCTGACACAGTCCAGAATATCATCGATGATGCCAAGTCGGCCGACATCGTCAACAAGCTGTCCACAAACATCTTCAATATTGTCCACTTGGGCACCTTGATGGACTGGATTGATTCTTTGCAGTCGCTTCTTCACCGCCAATTCCAACATTCACTTCTGCCGCGAGTCCATCACCACGCCAAAGTCGCGCTTCAGTGCCAGCATCTATCTCGAAACGGAAGATGGCTCGACCGCCGCAGGCAGTACCCGCGTGTATGGCGAATATCATCATGGCGGTGCTCCCGCGGCGAGTTACGATAGCGGCTTACTACCCTTTGCTGCGCGTGCTCTGCAAGTGTTCAAGGCTCAGCCAACTCGATACTTCTTACATGCTTTCATCCTTCATGGACCACTCTGGAGCTTTGGGTGTTTGACCGCGCGGGCGCCTACAGCAGCGAACTGATTGACCTGGATCAGAACCCTCAAGAACTGTTGCGTATCCTGGCGGGCTACGGTATGATGAATGACAAAGAGTCCGGAGTCAACACGTTTGTAAAGGGTCTCGGGCCCGGATTGGACAGCTATGTTTCTTTGAGtgaaaacttttttttttttttggcgaAGACATTTCTTCTGATGAGAGCATTTCTTCTGATGAAAGCGTTTCTTCTGATAAAGACAACAAGATGTATCTCCGACCAGAGATGATTGCAGCCCCAGGTTACTTGGTTGGGCTGGGAACGACATGCTTCGCCGCCTCGAAATCGACAACCGACGAGCCAGATATTGTTGTCAAGTTTTCTTGGAGAGCCGACAACACAACTACCGAGCCTCTGATGATTTGGCTAGCACACAAGCGCGGAGTCAAGGGTATCATCAAGCTCCTCGGCCATCAAGACCTAGTCAGCATTGCCGACCTTCGCCAGCCACTGCAGTTCCCTCGATCATTTGTCAATCGAACCTTGTCGTGCTTCGCCACTAGCCCTCTCGGCCGTCCGATCAGAAAGTATGTGTCGATCAgtgagcttcttgaggtcTTAGGCGACCTCGTCAAGGCAATTCAGTCTCTCTACTGAGGATGGAAGAATGATTCATCGGGACATTGCCATCAAGAATTTGGTCATCAGTCCCCAGAGCTGCTGGGGTAACCCCATGGGCATCCTGATCGACTTTGACTCGGCGCTGAAAGTCAAGAAAGGTCACCCTGTTGGGCAGCGGGTTGGGTCGGATGGGTTCATGGCCATCGGTGTTCTTCGTGGGGAAGAACACACGTATCGACACGACCTGGAGTCTTTGTTCTATGTTTTTTTGTGGCTAGCCATTGCCAATGATAGAGAGCATGACTATTCCCGGGAGATCTTGAAGGGATTGCCAGAGAAATCTCGGCTCCATAATTGGTGCTCACCGGTCCTGGACTTTTCCGCCGTCGAGAAGGCAGTAACAACCGACATGAGCCCGCAAGGCTTCGAGGGGATTCTGGGTGAATTCTCTCCCGACTTTGTTGAACTCAAAAACCTGGCTAGGAAGCTACACGGGCTGATTTTCCCAGTGCGCGACGGGGTGATTTTCACGGGGACTGACAAGGATAAGAAAACTGCTACCTGGCTCTTCACTACGATGGCAAATGCTTTTATGGATAAGACTCGCTGTCAAAAGACTCGCTGTAAAGGTCGTAGTCTTTAACCGAgaactacatgtacataacTGGCCAAGTCTCAATGAAACAGGCTCGTTTCTCGTACTTCTCATAGTCTAGATGAATCCACTTGTGTTACTAAACTAGCCATAAGAGAGTGAAACATTTCGGAAAGAACAAGCATGCATACTAGCGTCTCACTTTCATAAGTGCAGTTATGATTTCGTCGCAACGGCGGAGACTGTCAGCTTCGCACATATGTCAACAGAGTCATAGAGCCCAGCACTTCAAGATACAGGAGACGAAATTGGTCTCGAAGAAGCCATTTATTTTAGTTGTTCCATTGAGAACAATTATGCTTTAATATTCCAGGTTATATGTATACTCGCTAGTTACATATATTGCGTGTCTTGCTTTAGTTTTGTTCCCCTTGCCTTACTCTGCCTCAAGTTTATGACAAAGAATTCTCACCAGATTCTCCAACTccacaatcttcttcttctccccttgAGCATTATTGATTCGCTCTGTAGCATCCCCAAACGTCTTCCAGACAGGTAGAAATTTTTTGTCGTCATAATCCGGAGAATTTATGTTATCGAATGCGGTCCGCATGTTCTTGTGGTTCCGCAACTTCAACGCCCAGTCAGTAAAGGGCCTCGAATCGTCGTAGTAGGTTTTTACGACATTTGTGCAGTAAATTATTAGTGATGCAAGTCCTGCAGCTAATGCAGTGGAAACGGAAGATCCATCATGATATTCGACGGGTTTTGATGACCGAGGATTCCTTGCCTCTGCCACCTGGTTTCCGGGGAAGAAGTAGCTTATTGTGTTAAAATCTTCGGAAGTTGGATCTCTTTGGCCCTTGGGCAGCGCGGCGCCAATACGAAGAATACAGTCCGATGCTGCGCTGAAAGGAAGTGATTCCCTGCCGAGGAGTTGGATGTCGTCGGCGGCGGAGCAGAACATGAGGATGTTGCGAGACTTGGCCTTTTCGATTGCCTTTTGAAGCGCATCCATGGCCACCTCCTCGGGTGATCTCTTGTGCTCTTCGTCGGTTCCGACATCCAGGGCATTAGGTACACTGCCTATCTTTTTCGCCAATTTCCGAATAGTCCACGACATGGATATGATGTCGGCCTTGCGAATGATGGCGCCTTCAATGGCTCTCGCAGCGCTCTCTGCGTATATGGTCCGTGTTTTGCTTCCAGGGCTGTGGCTAGTGCTTTCATGTATCTTCATAACATCGAGCGAAACCCAAGGATTGATGCGCACAATCATGTTGGCCATGACTGTGCCGTGACCGTTGGTGGACTGATGCCACGGCCGTTCCGTTTTCCCATCTGGTGGGCAATAGCTCAGACCAGTAGCCTGAACAATGTTGTACGTATCCAAGTTTAGTAGATCGACGCCATCGTCTATTAATGCAACCTATAAAGAAGTGTAAGTATTTATCTTCTGTAGTAAGTGACGGGAGTGGAAAGCTCAAGATGACAGCTTTATACATGCCTTTACGGGCGGTATTTTAATCTTGCCGCCCAGAAGTCGGTGAACAGAGATTAGAGAGCTTCTGAAATCCTCCATTCTCTCAACCCAGACCTGCTGTGGAGGGCCGTCTGATGTTCCAATCTCTGACGGGTCCAAATCATCGTCCGACTTGATACTGGATGTAACCGTGCCAGAATGTATCCTCTTCTCGATTTTGACCCTTCCTTTTGTGCGGTCAGTGATCTCGGTTTCGAAGGTTTCTATCATTTTCATCATTCTATCGCGACTTTCGAAACCCTAAAGTTATTGTTAGCTTATGCTCTGAGATTCGAAATATGTCCCTTGATAATAAGGCGTAGATTTTGAATGTGAGACATACCGGAAAGGCATGGAGCGTCACCCTCCTTAACTTGCCATTGGATGTTGCATCTCTTGCAATACCTTCTGGGTAGCCCCAGCCTTTGAGAATCGTCTGGTTTCCACTCCAGTAGAGGTTGATGTGAGTAGCATCTGGTGCTGCAAAGGATATAACGTCCATGCTTAGGTCTGGCTTTCTCCAGTCCCTGTTCAACAGTCAGAATTACGTCGGTTACTAGACTGAGAGATATATTGGTCTCGTTGGAACCGCAAGGCGATATTAACGTACCAGGATTCTATCTTAATTTCCTCTTTCCTGGAATTACCGAGACCAAACGAATCCTGACCTCGTATAGCTCGTTCGATTGCAGCATCGGTGTGAGGTAGACCTTCTCTGTCGTCCACCTGCAGCCGGAGTATGTGTCGAATGTTGACTGACACCAGTTTGTCAAATACACTTATTAGAGCACTGCGCCCCAACTTGGGATTTTCTTGATGAGCCCCTCCGCGTTGTCTTTTCTCGTTTGAACTGTATCCTCTGTTGTCTGACTTGGATGCGCTTGACTTTTCGTGAATTGTCGTTAATATCGGCAAATTGACGTAGGATAGAGTGTCCTCAAACCCGCCCGCCTTGGAAAGCTTCTCGATCAGGTCTACGACTTGATCTACAGTCTTTCCCGCGAGGTGAGATGCGTCGAAATACAAGTTTTTGTCTAGCGTAGCAAGAACGTCAGCCAGATACAAATTATTGTAAAAGCAGTGTGTAAGTATGGGTAGCCAGAAGACATCTCATTTTAAGACGACTGAGTAAGATAGATGAGGATTCCCTTGAGAGGTCGAATTGTCGCAGACCTACCTGAAGCTACTTTACCATAAAGTAATTCCTTTGCTTCCATATCTGTTCTGGTGCGTATATAATGAACTTTGACAAATTCCCCGATTTTGCTTGCTGCCGTATCCGAGTCTAGAGAAGTTTTGCTTGGATTGGATTTATCTTCGTCTAGCTTGACGCTGGCTGGAGCTTTTGTCTGACCGGAATCGCTAGCCTGGTCGTAATTCTGTGTTCGAGTGCGCGTAAGAGACTTGGGAAGAGGATTATCCAAGGATGTAGGAGTGGCCGGGGTTGCATGAATGGGTTGGTTCTCTGAAATATGCACAGAAGGACGACGAGACTGCTTTGGGTCATAATCTGAAGCTTCTGTTCCATCTTTGGCTTCCTGGGCTGTGGTATACAATGTCCGACCTTTGTCAAGCGGAGGTGGAGGGCCCATTTTCGTTCTTGATGGCTCAGTCGTCCCTGGCTTTGGCGGGAGCATTTTTTTCTGATACTCCCCTGTCGAATAGTCATCTTTTGACTCCTTTCTAGACTCATACAGGGCGCCTGTCCTAATAGGCGGTTTTTCTCTGCCAGTACGGTTGCCACCTCTTTCTGAAGAGGTAGTCGCTGGTCCTGttgcggcggcggctcttCTATTTTGCTTTAACCATCTTTCTCGCGTCCTTAGATAGTACAAATATGGGGACTCGTTGTTCAAGTTGAACTGCTGATCCGGGTTCCTCTTCAGTATCTTATCGCCTGTTAGAACCAGGTATTGAACTATGTTGTTGTATTGCTTTACTTGGAGTCGACAGTTATTGTAATCCATGGCATAGTGTATGGGAGTGTTGCCGTAATTGTCCCTTGCGGCTATTGTCTCAGGTTTTGCCTCTTTGACAAAGCCATGGATTGTCTTAATCGTTACACGTAAATTCGGTCGTTCTGGTGCAATGGCCGAACTCTGCTTAATCCCTTGGTGGGTTCCTAGAGCCTTTGGCAGCTGTTCCTTGAAAGCGTAGTGAAGGCAATTCATCCCATCGTGATCCGTCGCATTAAGTAGTTCATCTAATTTTCCCGGAATCTCACTGGAACATTCGGTGACGGATTCGATGAACTTGGTGTTATTGAACTCCATCGCTACCCGCAGAATCGGGTCATCCTTTGGT harbors:
- a CDS encoding subtilase family domain-containing protein, with the translated sequence MANYDDDEISEAGSVTLDNLQYDEILDLDPEDIDRHPFEEKSEEAQFREQTWEQQWKEVVRSLVSGEARRDTSEPGQGRLLEEYKKKALTSRDARERTTPTFLHILAKRRDTDDFGNLPGDTLSKILKYLLEFQDSALVESGLSKPKDDPILRVAMEFNNTKFIESVTECSSEIPGKLDELLNATDHDGMNCLHYAFKEQLPKALGTHQGIKQSSAIAPERPNLRVTIKTIHGFVKEAKPETIAARDNYGNTPIHYAMDYNNCRLQVKQYNNIVQYLVLTGDKILKRNPDQQFNLNNESPYLYYLRTRERWLKQNRRAAAATGPATTSSERGGNRTGREKPPIRTGALYESRKESKDDYSTGEYQKKMLPPKPGTTEPSRTKMGPPPPLDKGRTLYTTAQEAKDGTEASDYDPKQSRRPSVHISENQPIHATPATPTSLDNPLPKSLTRTRTQNYDQASDSGQTKAPASVKLDEDKSNPSKTSLDSDTAASKIGEFVKVHYIRTRTDMEAKELLYGKVASDKNLYFDASHLAGKTVDQVVDLIEKLSKAGGFEDTLSYVNLPILTTIHEKSSASKSDNRGYSSNEKRQRGGAHQENPKLGRSALISVFDKLVSVNIRHILRLQVDDREGLPHTDAAIERAIRGQDSFGLGNSRKEEIKIESWDWRKPDLSMDVISFAAPDATHINLYWSGNQTILKGWGYPEGIARDATSNGKLRRVTLHAFPGFESRDRMMKMIETFETEITDRTKGRVKIEKRIHSGTVTSSIKSDDDLDPSEIGTSDGPPQQVWVERMEDFRSSLISVHRLLGGKIKIPPVKVALIDDGVDLLNLDTYNIVQATGLSYCPPDGKTERPWHQSTNGHGTVMANMIVRINPWVSLDVMKIHESTSHSPGSKTRTIYAESAARAIEGAIIRKADIISMSWTIRKLAKKIGSVPNALDVGTDEEHKRSPEEVAMDALQKAIEKAKSRNILMFCSAADDIQLLGRESLPFSAASDCILRIGAALPKGQRDPTSEDFNTISYFFPGNQVAEARNPRSSKPVEYHDGSSVSTALAAGLASLIIYCTNVVKTYYDDSRPFTDWALKLRNHKNMRTAFDNINSPDYDDKKFLPVWKTFGDATERINNAQGEKKKIVELENLVRILCHKLEAE